DNA from Leptospira harrisiae:
TATACCAAATCACTGATACGGCAACAATCCCTACACCAAATTTTCCCCACCAGTTAGGTCTTCCCTGTAATCCTCTTTTTAAATACAAATAACCACCAAGCCAAACACCGAGTATTTCTCTGATAAAATAGGTAATTAGGATCCAACTAGGAAAATCAAAATGAATGGTAACTACAAAGAGTCCGCCGAGTGTGACTAGTTTATCACAAACTGGATCTAAGTATCTACCGAGGGTGGTTTCTTGGTGGAGGAGACGAGCAAAGAGCCCATCTAAATAATCGCTCACAACTGCGGCCAGTGCATAAAAGATCGAGGCAAAAAATGCACGTATGTTAGCCGGATCATTTGCATAAGCATAAGTGCTTTGGAAAAAAAAGGGGAGTAACAATACCCGGAACACAGATAAAAAATTGGATAGGGTAAAGATACGATCCTGGAAAAGGTCTTTGGCTTTTTTTTCTTCGATTTGCATAGAACCAATGCCAGTTTCTAAAAATTCTAACGAAAGGCAAGAAAACAAATGAAAACAGTGTTGACTCTCGGAGTCGATTCTATACTTTGGTTTTTATTCCGATGGAGTTGTAGCTCAGTTGGTTAGAGTGCCTGCCTGTCACGCAGGATGTCGCGGGTTCGAGCCCCGTCAACTCCGCCATCGGTTTTTCCCCTTTACTCAATATACTCTTCTTTTTCCTTCTTAAACAGAATCTGATTTTCTTCTTCTAAGACCCTGGCAACTTGAACAATTTTACTTCTTGCTTCGTTTATCTCTCGTAAGGTGACACGAGGTTTCATGTCCAAAGCATCTAAAATATCCTCCGATCTATTTTGACTCATATTGTTTAGGAATTTTTTCCTGATTTCATCCCCAGCACCCCGGATGGCAAGGGATATGGAAGTGTCATCAGCCAAACGATTGATTAGGATTCGCATTTCTTTATTATCCAAGGAAAGAATGTCTTCGAATGTATAGAGTTTTTCACGAACTTGGTCGGCCACATCAGGAGATGATTCTTCCAGTTCCGAAAGGATGGTTTCTTCGGCCCCTTTTTCCATAAAGTTCAAAATGTTCGCAAGGACGTGAGCACCACCAGCTTCGGAGTATTCCTGTTTGTCTCTTTCTTCGTATCGTTTTTTGAGAATGCGAGCAATGTTTTGGATCACATCGGGATGGGTTTTGGATGTGGTGGCGAGTCTTACAGCAATTTTTGCTTGTTCTGGTTTCGGAAAAAGTTTCAAAACATCGGCTGCCTTTTTTGGATCCAAATGCGATAAGGTCACAGCAATGATTTGTGGGGATTCGGTTCCAAGCATTCCCTGTAAAACCCCTGGTTCCACTTGGTTTAAAAATTCAAAATCGTTTTTCGTTTCTTCTTTATGGATTTTTTTTAAGATCACATTGGCTTTTTCTGCGCCCACTGTATGTTCCAAAAGGGACTTGGCCGTGGAGAGCCCACCGGATGTGGTTTCGTTTAAGTCTTCGATGGTATTATGAAATTCTTTTAAAATGACTTCTCTTTCTTCTTTGGAGATGGAGCGGATTTTAGACATTTCCAAAATCACAGCTTCGAGCATAGAGTCGTCTAGGTGTTTTAGAACATCGGCAGCTCTTTCTTTGCCAAGGGATAAAAGGAGTAGGGCGGCTTTCCTTACGCCAGGAGTGGCGGATGTACTGTTCTCAGGCTTCATGTGACATAATTCTCCCGGTTTCCTGATACTGTCAAAAAAAACTTACCTAATGAGACAAAATTTTCTAAAGGTCTCATAAAATCGTACGATACCCTTTGTAAGTTACAAAGATAAGGAACAGAAAACCAGATGGACAAAGCACACAAATTCAAAAACACACTCGAAAGATACATC
Protein-coding regions in this window:
- the fliG gene encoding flagellar motor switch protein FliG — encoded protein: MKPENSTSATPGVRKAALLLLSLGKERAADVLKHLDDSMLEAVILEMSKIRSISKEEREVILKEFHNTIEDLNETTSGGLSTAKSLLEHTVGAEKANVILKKIHKEETKNDFEFLNQVEPGVLQGMLGTESPQIIAVTLSHLDPKKAADVLKLFPKPEQAKIAVRLATTSKTHPDVIQNIARILKKRYEERDKQEYSEAGGAHVLANILNFMEKGAEETILSELEESSPDVADQVREKLYTFEDILSLDNKEMRILINRLADDTSISLAIRGAGDEIRKKFLNNMSQNRSEDILDALDMKPRVTLREINEARSKIVQVARVLEEENQILFKKEKEEYIE
- a CDS encoding CDP-alcohol phosphatidyltransferase family protein, translating into MQIEEKKAKDLFQDRIFTLSNFLSVFRVLLLPFFFQSTYAYANDPANIRAFFASIFYALAAVVSDYLDGLFARLLHQETTLGRYLDPVCDKLVTLGGLFVVTIHFDFPSWILITYFIREILGVWLGGYLYLKRGLQGRPNWWGKFGVGIVAVSVIWYMSLPYFLQFGAPYAFLLHPVISAYVLLFVLTAGVVAYVVRYWNIVFHPEAIELDPENKKQAKKYQKI